One part of the Paraglaciecola sp. L3A3 genome encodes these proteins:
- a CDS encoding tryptophan halogenase family protein, with translation MTQNKKKIVILGGGTAGWVTASILSKNLSQTNYTLTIIESDLIQPVGVGEASIPPIYSLIEFLELNDSDLVAKIDGSFKYGIHFENWSKPGEHYMHAFGELGTKLNQIPFLDFWFKTAEKTGSTNITPFFPSAVAAYNNKFAPPAPRPKGAPDNAFYPLCNLAYALHFDANLMAKYLKEFSVNNGVEHITATVTDVKLSKAGDITSLILDSSDQINGDLFIDCSGSSGRLIKQALEQEIEDWSAYLPCDKAIAVQTENDGTNIPSYTKSIAMKAGWRWKIPLHSRTGNVYVYCSKYISDQEALQELMSSLEEKPITEPRIIPFKTGCLDKPWHKNCVAIGLSSGFMEPMESTSIHLIYRYALLLRKQLDGDKGIDKKIFNSTFAFETRSIRDFLVMHYHINQRDDSKFWIDSRNMDLPEQLISRLKEYSDTGFINIDSRELFSFESWVQILIGQKYLSCYEKFAQPDIPADGAVQFLKNVYSAIESEVAKLPAHSDFLKNLKAKYSD, from the coding sequence TTGACACAAAATAAAAAGAAAATAGTGATTTTAGGTGGGGGGACTGCTGGTTGGGTTACAGCCTCGATACTTTCAAAAAACTTATCGCAAACCAATTATACCCTTACTATTATTGAGTCTGATTTAATTCAACCAGTAGGTGTAGGTGAAGCTAGTATTCCGCCCATTTACTCATTAATAGAATTTTTAGAACTTAACGACAGCGATTTAGTGGCTAAAATTGATGGAAGTTTTAAATACGGCATTCATTTTGAAAACTGGTCTAAGCCTGGCGAGCACTACATGCATGCGTTTGGTGAATTAGGAACCAAACTAAATCAAATCCCCTTCTTAGACTTCTGGTTTAAAACTGCCGAAAAAACCGGTAGTACTAATATCACGCCTTTTTTCCCATCTGCGGTTGCTGCGTATAACAATAAATTTGCACCTCCTGCACCTAGGCCCAAAGGAGCACCAGACAACGCTTTTTACCCCTTATGTAATTTAGCTTATGCCTTGCACTTTGATGCAAACCTTATGGCTAAGTATTTAAAAGAATTTAGTGTTAATAATGGTGTTGAACATATCACAGCAACCGTCACTGACGTAAAGCTTTCTAAGGCTGGAGACATTACTAGTCTCATTTTAGATAGTAGTGACCAAATCAATGGTGACTTATTTATAGATTGTTCAGGCAGCTCTGGACGATTGATCAAACAAGCTTTAGAACAAGAGATTGAAGATTGGTCAGCCTATTTGCCTTGTGACAAAGCTATTGCTGTACAAACCGAAAATGACGGGACAAACATACCTTCTTATACAAAATCCATTGCTATGAAAGCTGGTTGGCGTTGGAAAATACCACTACATAGTAGAACAGGTAATGTTTATGTTTATTGTAGTAAATACATATCTGACCAAGAAGCATTGCAAGAATTGATGTCTTCGTTAGAAGAAAAGCCCATTACAGAGCCTAGGATCATTCCATTTAAAACAGGATGCTTAGACAAGCCTTGGCATAAAAACTGTGTAGCGATTGGTTTGTCGAGTGGATTTATGGAGCCCATGGAATCGACCAGTATTCATTTAATTTACAGGTACGCACTTTTATTGCGCAAACAATTAGATGGAGATAAAGGGATAGACAAGAAAATATTTAACAGCACCTTTGCTTTTGAAACTCGGAGCATTCGAGACTTTCTTGTCATGCATTATCATATTAACCAACGTGACGATTCCAAGTTTTGGATAGACTCCCGCAATATGGATTTGCCAGAGCAACTTATATCAAGGCTTAAAGAATATTCAGATACTGGCTTTATTAATATTGACTCTAGAGAGTTATTTAGCTTTGAAAGTTGGGTACAAATTTTGATTGGGCAAAAGTATTTAAGCTGTTACGAAAAGTTCGCTCAACCCGATATCCCAGCAGATGGAGCAGTTCAATTTTTGAAAAATGTATACTCAGCCATTGAAAGTGAAGTCGCTAAACTTCCAGCTCATAGTGATTTCCTTAAAAATTTAAAAGCCAAATATTCGGATTAA
- a CDS encoding tryptophan halogenase family protein — translation MSNKINKLVILGGGTAGWMAAAMISKTLTKLDITLVESDQIGTIGVGEATIPSLHFFNDILGLNSTEFTKQTSGTFKLGIQFENWHKQDASYFHGFGSTGLGMWAANFHEYWKRGLDLGISKPFSRYNFEAQAALDNKFAHQANGVNFAYHLDASLYAKMLKQESIKNGVTRIEGMVNQVHTDPMNGNITSLELKDGQKIEGDLFIDCSGFKGLLIDETLKTPFTDWSHWLPMDRAIAVQTKLTNSPAPYTRSIAHHAGWQWRIPLQHRMGNGIVYSSQYMNDDEAKSMLLSSIEGETLTEPRVIKFKTGHRTQLWNKNCIAMGLAGGFIEPLESTAIHIIQQGIMQLIQYFPSNDINELQVAEYNDYMCRDYNEIKDFIILHYCQTEREDSPFWKFCKNMNIPDSLKARMELFKKTGRFVQKRNEIFVDSWLQVMIGQGLVPDVHHPIADELTEPALANFLKQIENDIQAKVQQMPTHGEYLKSISK, via the coding sequence ATGAGCAACAAGATAAATAAATTGGTTATCCTAGGTGGTGGTACTGCTGGTTGGATGGCAGCAGCAATGATTTCAAAAACTCTAACCAAACTAGATATTACCTTAGTAGAATCTGATCAAATTGGTACAATAGGTGTCGGTGAAGCCACTATTCCCAGCTTACATTTTTTTAATGACATTTTAGGTCTCAACTCAACTGAGTTTACCAAACAAACCTCTGGCACTTTCAAACTCGGTATCCAATTTGAAAACTGGCATAAACAAGATGCCAGTTACTTTCATGGTTTTGGTTCAACAGGTTTAGGCATGTGGGCAGCCAATTTTCATGAATATTGGAAACGAGGCCTTGATTTAGGTATTTCCAAACCTTTTAGCCGTTATAATTTTGAAGCTCAAGCTGCACTTGACAATAAATTTGCCCATCAAGCAAACGGGGTGAACTTTGCTTATCATCTAGATGCTAGCCTTTACGCTAAGATGTTAAAACAAGAATCCATTAAAAATGGCGTCACTCGTATCGAGGGCATGGTCAATCAAGTTCATACGGATCCTATGAACGGCAATATCACTAGCCTTGAATTAAAAGACGGGCAAAAAATTGAAGGGGATTTATTCATTGATTGCTCTGGATTTAAGGGGCTACTTATTGATGAAACCTTAAAAACCCCTTTCACTGACTGGTCACATTGGTTACCTATGGATCGCGCGATTGCCGTACAAACCAAATTAACCAATTCGCCAGCCCCTTACACTCGTTCCATAGCTCATCATGCAGGTTGGCAATGGCGCATCCCCTTACAGCACCGTATGGGTAATGGCATAGTCTATTCCAGTCAATATATGAATGATGATGAAGCAAAGAGTATGCTGTTATCCAGCATTGAAGGGGAAACTCTGACTGAACCAAGAGTAATCAAATTTAAAACAGGTCATAGAACACAGCTTTGGAACAAAAACTGTATTGCCATGGGCTTAGCCGGCGGATTTATCGAGCCTTTAGAATCCACTGCTATACACATTATTCAACAAGGGATCATGCAGTTGATCCAATATTTCCCAAGCAATGATATCAACGAATTGCAAGTGGCTGAGTATAATGATTATATGTGCCGTGACTACAATGAAATTAAAGACTTTATCATTTTGCATTACTGCCAAACAGAAAGGGAAGACTCACCTTTTTGGAAGTTTTGTAAAAATATGAATATACCTGATTCTTTAAAAGCCAGAATGGAATTATTTAAAAAGACAGGCCGATTTGTACAAAAAAGAAATGAAATATTTGTCGATTCTTGGTTACAAGTAATGATAGGTCAAGGTCTAGTGCCAGATGTACATCACCCTATTGCAGATGAATTAACTGAACCGGCATTAGCAAATTTTTTAAAGCAAATAGAAAATGATATTCAAGCAAAAGTGCAACAAATGCCCACTCACGGTGAGTATTTAAAGTCTATTAGTAAATAA
- a CDS encoding tryptophan halogenase family protein has translation MTNTTKKIVVLGGGTAGWVTASILSKNLAQTNYTVTLIESDTIQPIGVGEASIPPIYSLIEYLELNDSDLITKVDGSFKYGIHFENWSKPGEQYMHAFGELGTKVDQIPFLDFWFRTAHKTGSTSITPFFPSAVAAYNNRFAPPAPKPKDADDKGFYPLCNLSFALHFDASLMAKYLQDFSVKNGIEHITATVKDVQLSPTGDISSLTLDNDVQIDGDLFIDCSGSVGRLIQQELGQQIEDWTEFLPCDKAIAVQTKNESHSLASYTKAIAMQAGWRWQIPLQTRTGNGYVYCSKYISDQEARQELMSQLDGEAITEPRIIPFKTGCLTKPWYKNCVAIGLSSGFMEPMESTSIHLIYRYALLLREQLDEGNWHDSKMFNTTFAFQTQGIRDFLVLHYHVNQRDDSKFWKDCKTMTIPKELELRLAEFSKTGYINIDPRELFSFESWVQILIGQKYLDSYERFSLPGVSGEAAAQVLKNVHSAIQNEVAKLPAHSDFLNNLKAKYSS, from the coding sequence TTGACCAACACAACAAAGAAAATAGTGGTATTAGGGGGAGGCACAGCCGGCTGGGTAACAGCCTCAATATTGTCCAAAAATTTAGCGCAAACTAATTATACCGTCACATTAATTGAATCAGACACAATACAGCCAATTGGCGTAGGAGAAGCCAGTATTCCACCTATATATTCACTAATAGAATATTTGGAATTAAATGATAGTGATCTGATCACTAAAGTTGACGGTAGTTTTAAGTATGGTATTCATTTTGAAAACTGGTCAAAACCAGGCGAGCAATATATGCATGCATTTGGCGAACTGGGGACTAAAGTTGATCAAATACCATTTTTAGATTTTTGGTTTAGAACGGCTCATAAAACCGGTAGTACAAGTATTACTCCATTTTTCCCTTCTGCGGTAGCTGCTTACAACAACAGGTTTGCGCCACCGGCCCCTAAACCTAAAGATGCAGACGACAAAGGGTTTTATCCATTGTGTAATTTGTCTTTTGCATTGCACTTTGATGCAAGCCTTATGGCCAAATACTTACAAGATTTTAGTGTTAAAAATGGAATTGAACATATCACTGCAACAGTTAAGGATGTGCAATTATCCCCTACGGGTGATATTTCCAGTTTAACCTTAGATAATGATGTACAAATAGATGGCGATCTATTCATCGACTGTTCGGGAAGTGTAGGCCGTTTAATCCAACAAGAGTTAGGTCAACAAATTGAAGATTGGACAGAGTTTTTACCTTGCGACAAAGCGATTGCAGTACAAACCAAAAATGAATCGCATTCTCTGGCTTCTTATACTAAAGCCATTGCAATGCAAGCAGGTTGGCGTTGGCAAATTCCCTTACAAACTCGAACCGGTAATGGTTATGTATATTGCAGCAAATACATCTCTGACCAAGAAGCACGGCAAGAATTAATGTCTCAACTTGATGGAGAAGCGATCACCGAACCTAGGATCATTCCCTTTAAAACTGGCTGCTTAACCAAACCTTGGTACAAAAACTGCGTCGCCATAGGGCTATCCAGTGGTTTTATGGAACCTATGGAGTCAACCAGCATTCATCTAATTTATAGGTATGCCTTATTGCTTAGAGAACAACTAGATGAAGGTAATTGGCACGATAGTAAAATGTTTAATACCACTTTTGCATTTCAAACCCAAGGAATTAGAGACTTTCTCGTCTTGCACTACCACGTAAACCAAAGAGATGACTCAAAGTTTTGGAAGGATTGCAAAACAATGACAATACCTAAAGAACTAGAATTACGTTTAGCAGAATTTTCTAAAACAGGTTATATCAATATTGATCCCCGTGAGTTGTTTAGTTTCGAAAGTTGGGTGCAAATATTAATTGGCCAAAAATACCTGGATAGTTATGAACGTTTTTCACTGCCAGGCGTATCGGGAGAAGCGGCGGCCCAAGTATTAAAAAATGTACATTCAGCAATTCAAAATGAGGTGGCTAAACTTCCAGCTCACAGTGATTTTCTAAACAATTTAAAAGCCAAATATTCGAGTTAA
- a CDS encoding cupin-like domain-containing protein, translating into MQKVKEYNISAANVSLENIIKNSHQPVVFKGLVSDWQSVKEARKSNECLNKYLTQLSSKPSNRIEAYEATEESNGRYFFGNSFDEFNFNKVAYSFTDFLQKIQYISQQNSNKTSIYAGGKQLSKHLDNFARDNALSYDFGRPVEPRVWLGNSSVISTHFDTTDNIACLVSGKRTFTLFPTEQVKNLYPAPFNHTIAGAAVSMVDICNPDFEQHPLYQEALDNAFVAELEPGDAIYIPLLWWHNVRSEGDLCMLVNYFWTADTRKLESPMNFLYHGLYTLSHLSPEEILSWKALIDHFVFKTNGEPMTHLPTNNQGIFGEITAEHAYDIRDLVLREMGFDLEFVKKGKYSTPSSAST; encoded by the coding sequence GTGCAAAAAGTCAAAGAGTATAATATATCGGCCGCGAATGTTTCGCTTGAGAATATCATTAAAAATTCACATCAACCTGTTGTTTTTAAAGGGCTTGTAAGTGATTGGCAGTCGGTTAAAGAGGCAAGAAAGTCAAACGAGTGTTTAAATAAATATTTGACTCAATTATCTTCTAAGCCATCCAATAGAATAGAAGCATATGAAGCAACTGAAGAAAGTAACGGGCGTTACTTTTTTGGTAATTCATTTGATGAGTTTAATTTCAATAAAGTTGCTTATTCTTTTACTGATTTTTTACAAAAAATTCAGTACATTTCTCAACAAAACTCAAATAAGACGTCTATTTATGCCGGTGGTAAACAACTTTCTAAACATCTTGATAATTTTGCTAGGGACAATGCGCTTAGTTACGATTTTGGGCGACCAGTCGAACCTAGAGTTTGGCTTGGGAATTCGTCCGTCATTTCTACACATTTTGATACCACTGATAATATTGCGTGCCTTGTGAGTGGTAAAAGAACATTTACCTTGTTTCCAACTGAACAAGTGAAAAACCTTTATCCTGCGCCGTTTAATCATACGATTGCGGGCGCAGCAGTCAGTATGGTTGATATTTGTAATCCTGATTTTGAACAACATCCACTTTATCAAGAAGCACTGGATAACGCATTCGTTGCTGAATTAGAGCCTGGGGACGCAATTTATATTCCTCTCCTTTGGTGGCACAACGTTCGTTCAGAGGGAGACCTTTGTATGTTGGTTAATTATTTTTGGACCGCTGATACTAGAAAATTAGAGTCTCCTATGAACTTTTTATATCATGGTTTATATACGTTATCTCATCTTTCACCCGAAGAAATACTGTCTTGGAAAGCCTTGATAGATCATTTTGTCTTTAAAACAAATGGAGAGCCTATGACTCATTTGCCTACAAATAATCAAGGGATATTTGGTGAGATCACGGCTGAACATGCATACGATATCCGAGATCTAGTGCTAAGAGAAATGGGCTTTGATTTAGAGTTTGTTAAAAAAGGAAAATATTCGACTCCAAGCTCAGCAAGTACTTAA
- a CDS encoding TonB-dependent receptor, with the protein MTQTKHNFKLSSICIAVLAATSINAFAQQEDKKEDGLEVIEITGIKGSLKKSINDKRFASGIRDTINAEDIGKSTDQNIADALGRVTGVTVVSNDGEGTQITVRGADANQNAITLNGQTLTSTDFSQAVDLSSFSADTLSKLEVVKTASADHDEGSLGASVNLVTVRPLDVVNDVRSATVQGRYSDFSEEANHKFQFSVSEKFLDETLGVALTVVDETNAYRRDQYSANNYQATPTLRQGLDQNGNVISNFRAIEPANTQYELHENESNRQGLSLGVQYLPTDTSELMFDVNFSKQDLVRTYDSIQARANAGKLNQIEGLPSADNRPVAPQTDPYEWYQVDTSTSTMMKRQNRYGAGNMARSDGGTDNENFSATLNFKTELTDSLRMSALVGMSKSTSNSKPGNAYTVMQNWAQVTQGMLYDAGADIQPVGYDCTTGVTCTMIHGEDIIDFGDNLDDYYDEEGVLRAANWDNTGLTGFNPADTKSFFLGYIRETDVTVEDEIKNAQIDFDYDLDAFGITSVEFGVKTSTRTKFVDNQAYNYTSVAEGSVVEQPDGSLVTIVSGTMMDITGDLIAGEPMEYDNFMESLGYASSSATSGWAPIDIKKARESLLGADDLVRDVDNTETRSADIDTSAAYLKFNFEALDGALTGDIGLRYVKTEVEANGYNGFSFYGDPNRPQFEFDFNRVTLRDLRNTDLPQCRPFTPSMEGGGYNNKYQRVDGLGWDTSAGPDPSTWVRIPDQGACHDPEYATFAQAYDDFYNDETNTLTRPANADYGINWFNMWMYTDVRGSRFYAYDELPTWDGGFAANDTTPYDTVTDNKSLKATPTSGTHSYSNVLPSLNLNYAFSEEMIGRFAISKTMTRPEIDLLRPGYKVTEGGYWGTGNPNVGSVTSYNTQLEPLTSNNLDLSFEWYFSDTGMLSVALYRKDMSNFTDLQTSNQYILDVRDDNVNPASVNDLVMTVDETDSASENYGLEGCLGLMTTTDFAWWATDPTIMSNDLRDLCAKPSVTKTVNAEDATITGLEIGYVQTYDFLSEDFGLPEWTNGFGLSANYTYQDSSYDSEIDDANPFAYPVADTPEHSYNASFFWEQNGHSINVSFRGSSDSLVGRDWNTNQGGRYWNNGSIWNEGRQTLDLSANWQVMDNVSVSFQAINLTDEAYRTYFTSRTLQVQSDGNGGFTNLVEGNPLEGDAPQHRTYTRYKVGTTYRLGVRVNF; encoded by the coding sequence ATGACACAGACCAAACACAATTTTAAACTCAGCTCTATATGCATAGCGGTCTTGGCCGCAACAAGCATAAATGCTTTCGCTCAACAAGAAGACAAAAAAGAAGATGGGCTTGAAGTAATCGAAATTACTGGTATCAAAGGTAGTTTGAAAAAATCTATTAACGATAAACGATTTGCTTCAGGCATTAGAGACACAATTAACGCTGAAGATATAGGTAAGTCTACCGACCAAAATATCGCAGATGCTCTAGGGCGTGTGACAGGTGTAACTGTGGTGAGTAATGATGGGGAAGGTACTCAAATCACAGTACGTGGTGCTGATGCTAACCAAAATGCTATTACCCTTAACGGACAAACTCTTACTTCTACCGATTTTTCACAGGCTGTAGATTTAAGCTCTTTTTCTGCAGATACACTTTCTAAATTAGAAGTGGTTAAAACCGCTAGTGCCGATCATGACGAAGGTTCGTTAGGTGCATCAGTTAACTTAGTGACTGTAAGACCTCTTGATGTAGTCAATGATGTTCGTTCGGCAACGGTGCAAGGTCGTTATAGCGACTTCTCTGAAGAAGCCAATCATAAATTCCAGTTTTCAGTTAGTGAAAAATTCTTAGATGAAACTTTAGGTGTAGCATTAACTGTCGTTGATGAAACTAATGCTTATCGCCGAGATCAATATAGTGCAAATAATTATCAGGCGACACCGACCTTAAGACAAGGGCTTGACCAAAACGGTAATGTGATTTCTAATTTTAGAGCAATTGAGCCAGCAAACACTCAATATGAATTGCATGAAAACGAAAGTAACCGTCAAGGTTTAAGTTTAGGTGTTCAATATTTACCCACTGATACATCTGAATTAATGTTTGATGTGAATTTTAGTAAACAAGATTTAGTACGTACTTATGATTCTATTCAAGCCCGTGCAAACGCTGGTAAATTAAATCAAATTGAAGGCCTACCTTCTGCTGATAACCGTCCAGTTGCTCCGCAAACTGATCCTTATGAGTGGTATCAAGTAGATACTAGTACCAGTACTATGATGAAACGTCAGAATCGTTATGGCGCAGGTAATATGGCTCGCTCTGATGGTGGTACTGATAATGAAAACTTTAGTGCGACATTAAACTTTAAAACTGAGCTGACTGATTCATTACGTATGTCTGCTTTAGTGGGCATGTCAAAAAGTACATCTAATAGTAAACCAGGCAATGCTTATACTGTTATGCAAAACTGGGCACAAGTGACGCAGGGCATGCTTTATGATGCCGGAGCAGATATTCAGCCTGTAGGTTACGATTGTACAACAGGTGTAACCTGTACCATGATCCATGGTGAAGATATTATAGATTTTGGTGATAACCTCGACGATTATTATGATGAAGAAGGCGTGCTTAGAGCGGCCAATTGGGATAACACTGGTTTAACTGGTTTTAACCCTGCGGATACAAAAAGCTTTTTCTTAGGTTATATTCGGGAAACAGATGTAACCGTTGAAGATGAAATTAAAAACGCACAAATCGATTTCGATTACGATTTAGATGCGTTTGGTATCACTTCTGTTGAGTTTGGTGTAAAAACATCTACCCGTACTAAGTTTGTTGATAATCAAGCATATAACTATACGTCAGTTGCAGAAGGTTCGGTAGTAGAGCAACCTGATGGTTCTTTAGTGACTATTGTTAGCGGTACAATGATGGATATTACCGGTGACCTAATCGCTGGTGAGCCTATGGAATATGATAATTTCATGGAGTCCTTAGGATACGCTTCTAGTAGTGCTACCAGTGGTTGGGCACCGATTGATATTAAAAAAGCGAGAGAATCATTATTAGGGGCTGATGATCTGGTTAGAGACGTAGACAATACAGAAACTCGTTCTGCTGATATAGATACTTCTGCAGCGTATTTAAAGTTTAATTTTGAAGCCTTAGATGGCGCATTAACGGGTGACATAGGTCTACGTTATGTGAAAACAGAGGTTGAAGCTAATGGCTACAATGGCTTTAGTTTTTATGGTGATCCTAACCGCCCACAATTTGAATTTGATTTTAACCGCGTTACCTTAAGAGATTTACGTAATACTGATTTACCCCAATGTCGTCCATTTACACCAAGTATGGAAGGTGGTGGATATAACAATAAATATCAACGTGTTGATGGTTTAGGTTGGGACACTAGCGCAGGTCCAGATCCTTCTACATGGGTACGTATTCCAGATCAAGGCGCTTGTCATGATCCTGAGTATGCAACTTTTGCTCAAGCTTATGACGATTTCTATAATGATGAAACAAACACGTTAACCAGGCCTGCTAACGCAGATTATGGTATTAATTGGTTTAACATGTGGATGTATACAGATGTTAGAGGTAGCCGTTTTTACGCATATGATGAATTACCCACTTGGGATGGAGGCTTTGCAGCTAATGATACGACCCCGTATGACACAGTAACTGATAATAAATCTTTAAAAGCTACGCCTACTTCTGGCACTCATAGTTACTCAAATGTATTGCCGAGCTTAAACTTAAATTACGCTTTTTCTGAAGAAATGATTGGTCGTTTCGCTATTTCTAAGACTATGACTCGACCAGAAATTGATTTACTGCGTCCTGGTTATAAAGTCACAGAAGGGGGGTATTGGGGCACGGGTAATCCAAATGTGGGTTCCGTTACGTCGTATAATACTCAGTTAGAACCGCTTACATCGAATAACTTAGATCTATCCTTTGAATGGTATTTCTCTGATACGGGTATGTTGAGCGTGGCGTTGTATCGTAAAGACATGTCTAACTTTACTGATTTACAAACTTCCAATCAATATATCTTAGATGTGCGTGATGACAATGTTAATCCTGCAAGTGTCAATGACCTAGTAATGACGGTAGATGAAACTGATAGTGCATCAGAAAACTATGGTCTTGAAGGATGTCTTGGTTTAATGACCACTACTGATTTTGCTTGGTGGGCAACTGATCCGACTATCATGAGTAATGATTTACGCGACCTTTGTGCCAAGCCTAGTGTGACTAAAACTGTTAACGCTGAAGATGCCACTATTACCGGTCTTGAGATTGGTTATGTGCAAACTTATGACTTCTTATCAGAAGACTTTGGCTTACCTGAGTGGACCAATGGTTTTGGTTTATCTGCCAACTATACATATCAAGATAGCAGTTATGATTCAGAGATTGATGACGCCAACCCATTTGCTTATCCAGTTGCCGATACACCAGAGCATAGCTATAACGCATCGTTTTTCTGGGAGCAAAACGGTCATTCTATTAACGTGAGTTTCCGTGGCAGTTCTGATTCATTAGTGGGGCGCGACTGGAATACTAATCAAGGGGGACGTTATTGGAATAATGGATCGATCTGGAATGAAGGTAGGCAAACGCTAGACTTGTCAGCAAATTGGCAGGTTATGGACAATGTGTCTGTTAGTTTCCAAGCGATCAACTTGACCGATGAGGCCTATAGAACTTATTTCACTAGCCGAACTTTACAAGTTCAATCAGATGGGAACGGAGGTTTTACTAATCTAGTAGAAGGTAATCCGTTAGAGGGGGATGCCCCTCAACATCGTACGTATACACGTTATAAAGTAGGTACAACATACCGTCTTGGTGTCCGTGTAAACTTCTAA
- a CDS encoding SapC family protein — MTESTNSTFELLDSKIHKNLKIDTSLLNTKLNRVNVSSVIVSELNTLVHEYAIFMTKSPSSGELQLTAVLGFDAGENLYLDGNNWRATYMPLDIIRRPFQAYMPDKNKMDQGHLAIDVAAEQVNKKKGAALFDEQGNKTEYLQKIETTFSQIMGGVPYTAALLKEAEDLKLIEPVTITVEIPNRGKVDLNGLYGFDKKAIDKLTGAALKKAHQSGLLQVIHLMLSSTIHLQKLIGWSAANNK, encoded by the coding sequence ATGACTGAATCAACAAATAGTACTTTTGAGTTGTTAGACAGCAAAATACATAAAAATCTTAAGATCGACACTAGTCTATTAAATACCAAACTTAATAGAGTAAATGTGTCGAGTGTTATTGTTAGTGAGTTAAATACCTTAGTTCACGAATACGCTATTTTTATGACTAAAAGCCCTAGTTCTGGTGAGCTGCAATTAACCGCTGTTTTAGGTTTTGACGCTGGCGAAAACTTGTATTTAGATGGTAATAATTGGCGTGCGACATATATGCCTTTAGATATTATTCGACGTCCATTTCAAGCTTACATGCCTGATAAAAATAAAATGGATCAAGGGCATCTTGCAATTGATGTTGCTGCTGAACAAGTGAATAAAAAGAAAGGTGCAGCCTTGTTTGATGAACAGGGTAATAAAACAGAATATCTGCAGAAAATAGAGACGACTTTTTCACAAATAATGGGAGGAGTGCCTTATACGGCCGCATTACTTAAAGAAGCCGAAGATCTAAAACTGATTGAACCTGTGACAATAACAGTAGAGATCCCAAATAGAGGCAAAGTCGATTTAAATGGATTATACGGTTTTGATAAAAAGGCCATTGATAAATTAACCGGCGCAGCTTTGAAAAAAGCCCATCAATCCGGTCTTTTACAAGTTATTCATCTTATGTTGAGCTCAACCATACATTTACAAAAGTTGATAGGATGGTCGGCGGCGAACAACAAATAA